The sequence below is a genomic window from Acidobacteriota bacterium.
TTGATGTGGGGTTGTGCCCCGGGTGAGACCGCTGACGAGTCGGCCGAAGAGCCGGCCGGCGAGGCGATGGAGGAAGGCGACGACGAGGCCCCTCCTGCCCGCGGCATGGCTGAATTGACCCTTGACGGCAAGCGAATCGCCATCGACTATGGACGTCCCGCCCTGGAAGGGCGCGACATGATCTCTCAGCTTGAGGTGGGCGCTGCCTGGCGCATGGGCCAGAACGAGGCCACCGTCCTCGACACCGAAGCGTCCCTGACCTTCGGCGACGCCTCCATCGAGCCCGGCCAGTACCGCCTCTGGGCCATGAAGACCTCTGCCCAGGAGTGGGTGCTGATCGTCAGCTCTGATCTGGAGAACTATGACGAGTCCAACGAGGTGGCCCGCATCCCGTTCACGGTGGGAGAGAACGAGGCGGCCGCCGAGCAGTTCACCATCGAGCTGCAAGAAACAGGCGCCAACTCCGGCACCCTGGTCGCCACCTGGGACATGCTCCGCCTCAGCGCCGACTTCACGGCCGAGTGACCCGCCGGCAAGGATTCACCTCCGGCGACCTTCGGTCGAACTCCCAGTGCCCAATACCCAACTCACAAGATCGGTCCTCTTGGAAGTTGGGTGTTGGGGATTGGAAGTTGCATCGCCGAGCCAAGGTTATGGAGGGTTTTGCGATGGGCACAACGAGCCCCGAAGGCAACCGCCTCCCCCCTGGGCAGGACGTCCCAGGTCTGGTGGGAGGCGCATCCTTGCGGCGATGTGCACAACGAACCCAAAAGGCAACCACCTCGTCGCCCGCAACCGGCCCCCAAAGAAGGCCACGGAAGGCGACCAAACCACCATGCTGAAAACCCGCACGCTAGAGGACGCGGTTTCCCGGACCCGCCAGGTGCAGGCCGCCGGCGGCAAGGTAGCCTTCGCCAACGGATGCTTCGACCTGCTTCACGTGGGCCACATCCGCTACCTCCATGCCGCGCGCCAATTGGCCGACCGCCTGGTGGTCGGAGTCAACTCCGACGCCTCGGTGAGTCGCCTCAAGGGAGAGGGCCGTCCTCTCATGCCCGAGGACGAGCGGGCCGAGATCCTCTCGGCGCTGCAATGCGTCGACGACCTGGTCATCTTCGACGACCCCACCGTCGACCGCCTGCTGCTGGCCATCCGTCCCGACTTTCACTGCAAGGGCACCGACTACACCGAAGAGTCGGTGCCCGAGCGTGAAACGGTGCTCTCCTAC
It includes:
- a CDS encoding DUF2911 domain-containing protein — protein: MKKVLLLFLLIGSLLMWGCAPGETADESAEEPAGEAMEEGDDEAPPARGMAELTLDGKRIAIDYGRPALEGRDMISQLEVGAAWRMGQNEATVLDTEASLTFGDASIEPGQYRLWAMKTSAQEWVLIVSSDLENYDESNEVARIPFTVGENEAAAEQFTIELQETGANSGTLVATWDMLRLSADFTAE
- a CDS encoding adenylyltransferase/cytidyltransferase family protein — encoded protein: MLKTRTLEDAVSRTRQVQAAGGKVAFANGCFDLLHVGHIRYLHAARQLADRLVVGVNSDASVSRLKGEGRPLMPEDERAEILSALQCVDDLVIFDDPTVDRLLLAIRPDFHCKGTDYTEESVPERETVLSYGGRIAIVGDPKDHSTSQFLKKTRS